In a single window of the Victivallis lenta genome:
- a CDS encoding fibronectin type III domain-containing protein: MERSSDLHHFALSGKDNSGSIAKYIVTCGDKSVETTTSTAVLSDFGVGKQTAYVVTYDAEGNASKQTKVSFTVKDATPPEQVTGLAVPVADSKYKATLSWNPGVDNSGKVAQYEIQLDDGKILKSGKTMLNVSKLSVGEHPCKVRAIDKDKNVGKWSDAQTFTVKDMTAPGNVSIKAKVEENSLLLIWKTPKDNVGVTGYILKYGVNLEHTEILAANELSFRIDGIAKGSYQYRIVAVDAAGNES; this comes from the coding sequence GTGGAGCGAAGTTCAGACCTTCACCATTTCGCGCTCTCCGGCAAGGACAACTCCGGCAGCATCGCGAAATACATCGTGACCTGTGGCGACAAGTCGGTCGAAACCACGACCTCCACCGCCGTTCTGAGCGATTTCGGAGTCGGCAAGCAGACCGCCTATGTCGTCACCTACGACGCCGAAGGAAATGCGAGCAAGCAGACGAAGGTCAGCTTCACGGTCAAGGACGCGACGCCTCCGGAACAGGTGACCGGGCTTGCCGTCCCGGTCGCGGACAGCAAGTACAAGGCGACGCTTTCGTGGAATCCCGGCGTGGACAACTCCGGCAAAGTGGCGCAATACGAAATCCAGCTCGACGACGGCAAGATTTTGAAATCGGGCAAGACGATGCTGAACGTCAGCAAACTGTCGGTCGGCGAGCACCCCTGCAAAGTCCGCGCCATCGACAAAGACAAAAATGTCGGCAAATGGAGTGACGCGCAGACTTTCACCGTCAAGGACATGACCGCGCCGGGAAATGTCTCCATCAAGGCGAAAGTCGAAGAAAACAGTCTGCTGCTGATCTGGAAAACGCCGAAGGACAACGTCGGCGTGACCGGCTATATTCTGAAGTACGGCGTCAACCTCGAACATACGGAAATCCTGGCGGCGAACGAGCTGAGCTTCCGGATCGACGGAATCGCCAAGGGCAGCTATCAGTATCGGATTGTCGCCGTGGACGCGGCGGGCAACGAGAGCTAA
- a CDS encoding M48 family metallopeptidase — MKLPPVITRSARRRRVAFTIRPEDGRLEVLAPLRASAAEIERIIAHNPDLIERLRRQFEQVEARRTVPEFREGGEFHYLGTLYPVRFTRKVLAFDRAFLIPAGDEAAVRTELEQLYRKLAAELLEPKVSDAAGRFGLTYRHVRVGGARGRWGSCSRDGGLNFSWRLVRWPEPVVDYVVVHELAHRIELNHSARYWREVERLCPGYRQLDRFLREHVPEYCPW; from the coding sequence TTGAAACTTCCGCCAGTCATCACCCGCTCGGCGCGCCGCCGCCGGGTCGCCTTCACCATCCGCCCCGAAGACGGACGGCTGGAGGTCCTCGCGCCGCTGCGCGCCTCCGCCGCCGAAATCGAACGCATCATCGCGCACAATCCCGACCTGATCGAACGTCTCCGCAGACAGTTCGAGCAGGTCGAGGCGCGCCGGACCGTTCCCGAATTCCGCGAGGGCGGCGAATTCCATTACCTCGGGACGCTGTATCCGGTCCGCTTCACCCGGAAGGTGCTGGCCTTCGACCGGGCGTTCCTGATTCCGGCCGGAGACGAAGCGGCCGTCAGAACGGAACTGGAGCAGCTTTACCGGAAACTCGCCGCCGAACTGCTCGAACCGAAGGTTTCTGACGCCGCCGGACGATTCGGCCTGACCTACCGCCATGTCCGGGTCGGCGGCGCCCGCGGACGCTGGGGCTCCTGCAGCCGGGACGGCGGGCTGAATTTCTCCTGGCGGCTCGTCCGCTGGCCCGAGCCGGTCGTCGACTATGTGGTCGTCCATGAGCTCGCCCACCGGATCGAACTCAACCACTCCGCACGCTACTGGCGCGAAGTCGAACGGCTCTGCCCGGGCTACCGGCAGCTCGACCGCTTCCTCCGCGAACACGTGCCGGAATACTGCCCCTGGTGA
- a CDS encoding iron-containing alcohol dehydrogenase codes for MWENGIDIYSVRVIRTRTNLYFGVGAIQYFADIADQLTARGITSVLVVTGRSSYKRTGAWEVVEKILNSRKISYALYDRVTPNPTTMQADEATALGKGIRAQAVIAIGGGSPIDTGKSAAILLRHPGKTARELFSQGFTPEGALPIVAVNLTHGTGTEVNRFAVLSIPETEQKPVIAFDCIYPTWSIDDPALMTGLSKEQTRFVSIDAVNHVIEAATSKSTNPLAVMLGKNTIELVVRYLPFAEKDPGDLNARYFLLYASMLGGLSFDNGLLHYTHALEHPLSALKPELSHGLGLACLLPAVVQAIYPQESFILADLLKPIAPDLEGKPEEAHEAGKAVQAWLNKCGVTQKLCDVGFRREDIDKLVDMTIKEPSLAGLLEQAPGYANATSVAAIYMNSFMPLV; via the coding sequence ATGTGGGAAAACGGCATTGACATCTACAGCGTCCGGGTCATCCGGACACGGACCAACCTTTATTTCGGAGTCGGCGCGATTCAGTATTTCGCCGATATCGCCGACCAGCTCACCGCCCGCGGAATCACGAGCGTCCTGGTCGTCACCGGCCGCAGCTCCTACAAACGCACCGGCGCGTGGGAGGTGGTCGAAAAGATCCTGAACAGCCGTAAAATCAGCTACGCGCTGTACGACCGCGTGACCCCGAACCCGACCACGATGCAGGCCGACGAAGCGACCGCTCTCGGCAAGGGCATCCGGGCCCAGGCCGTCATCGCCATCGGCGGCGGCAGCCCGATCGACACCGGGAAAAGCGCGGCGATCCTGCTGCGTCACCCCGGCAAAACCGCGCGCGAACTCTTCTCGCAGGGCTTTACGCCGGAGGGTGCGCTGCCGATCGTCGCGGTAAACCTCACGCACGGCACCGGCACCGAAGTCAACCGTTTCGCCGTGCTGTCGATTCCGGAAACCGAGCAGAAGCCGGTCATCGCCTTCGACTGCATCTACCCGACCTGGTCGATCGACGACCCGGCCCTCATGACCGGGCTCTCGAAGGAGCAGACCCGCTTCGTCAGCATCGATGCGGTCAACCATGTCATCGAAGCGGCCACGAGCAAATCGACCAATCCGCTCGCCGTCATGCTCGGCAAGAATACCATCGAGCTGGTCGTACGCTACCTGCCGTTCGCGGAAAAAGATCCGGGCGACCTGAATGCGCGTTATTTCCTGCTCTATGCCTCGATGCTCGGCGGGCTGTCGTTCGACAACGGCCTGCTGCACTACACGCATGCGCTGGAGCATCCGCTCTCGGCGCTGAAACCGGAGCTGTCGCACGGGCTCGGGCTTGCCTGCCTGCTCCCGGCCGTGGTCCAGGCGATCTATCCGCAGGAGTCGTTCATCCTCGCCGACCTGCTCAAGCCGATCGCGCCGGACCTCGAAGGCAAACCCGAAGAGGCCCACGAAGCCGGCAAAGCGGTCCAGGCCTGGCTCAACAAATGCGGCGTGACCCAGAAGCTCTGCGACGTCGGCTTCCGGAGAGAGGATATCGACAAGCTCGTCGACATGACCATCAAGGAACCGTCGCTCGCCGGCCTGCTCGAACAGGCGCCGGGCTACGCGAACGCCACTTCGGTCGCCGCAATCTACATGAATTCGTTCATGCCTCTGGTTTAA
- the ruvA gene encoding Holliday junction branch migration protein RuvA, producing the protein MIARLTGIVAESGFSGCVLDVHGVGYEVAIPVSTFEKLPQPGGEARLFIHTQVREDAIQLFGFATVEEKNLFRQLLNVSGIGGKLALSVLSAMPVQNFCAAVQSSDVKSLSRIPGIGKRTAERLVVELKDKVTSTGAASVFASPGENAPATAVGDAALALEQLGFKRDAIDKVLKALASELPPAEQSTENLLRQAIIRLKF; encoded by the coding sequence GTGATAGCCCGGCTGACCGGAATCGTGGCGGAGTCGGGTTTTTCCGGCTGCGTGCTTGACGTTCACGGCGTCGGTTACGAGGTCGCGATTCCGGTTTCGACCTTTGAAAAGCTGCCGCAGCCCGGCGGGGAGGCGCGGCTTTTCATCCATACGCAGGTGCGGGAGGATGCGATTCAGCTTTTCGGCTTTGCGACCGTCGAGGAGAAGAATCTGTTCCGGCAGCTGCTGAACGTTTCCGGCATCGGCGGGAAGCTGGCGCTCTCGGTGCTTTCGGCCATGCCGGTGCAGAATTTCTGCGCGGCCGTCCAGTCCAGCGACGTCAAATCGCTGTCGCGGATTCCCGGCATCGGCAAGCGGACGGCGGAGCGCCTCGTGGTCGAGCTCAAGGATAAGGTGACTTCGACCGGGGCGGCGAGCGTTTTCGCCTCTCCCGGCGAAAATGCTCCGGCCACTGCGGTCGGGGATGCCGCGCTGGCGCTCGAGCAGCTCGGTTTCAAGCGCGATGCGATCGACAAGGTCCTCAAGGCGCTGGCGTCGGAACTCCCTCCGGCCGAGCAGAGTACCGAAAACCTGCTTCGGCAGGCGATCATCCGGCTGAAATTCTGA
- the nadC gene encoding carboxylating nicotinate-nucleotide diphosphorylase, translating to MNQEDAVPQIDWGRADLLIELALNEDLDTTGDVTTASVVPEEATATAVLRCKEPKMVLAGIQIAERVFKMVEPRLQFRTMKDDGDTCEYGEVIAEVSGPARGILVAERTALNFLQRLCGVATTASKYAAALEGTGTEILDTRKTTPGYRNLEKYAVAVGGATNHRIGLYDRVMIKDNHRELAAMEGAGGIARSVGRARAKYPELEIEVEADSLDEVREAVEAGAEYIMLDNMSDEMMAEAVRIVAGRSKLEASGGITLERLPRIGRLGVDYVSSGALTHSVKAADISLDIEADK from the coding sequence ATGAATCAGGAAGATGCGGTTCCGCAAATCGACTGGGGGCGTGCGGACCTGTTGATCGAGCTTGCGCTCAACGAGGATCTCGATACGACCGGAGACGTGACGACCGCTTCGGTCGTTCCGGAAGAGGCGACCGCCACCGCCGTGCTGCGCTGCAAGGAGCCGAAGATGGTGCTGGCCGGAATCCAGATCGCCGAACGTGTGTTCAAAATGGTCGAGCCGCGCCTGCAGTTCCGGACCATGAAGGACGACGGGGACACCTGCGAATACGGTGAAGTCATCGCTGAGGTTTCCGGTCCGGCGCGCGGCATTCTCGTCGCGGAACGGACCGCGCTGAATTTTCTGCAGCGGCTCTGCGGCGTGGCGACGACCGCTTCGAAGTACGCGGCGGCGCTGGAAGGGACCGGAACCGAGATCCTCGATACGCGCAAGACGACGCCCGGTTACCGCAACCTTGAAAAGTATGCGGTCGCGGTCGGCGGTGCGACGAACCACCGCATCGGCCTTTACGACCGGGTCATGATCAAGGACAATCACCGCGAGCTTGCCGCGATGGAAGGCGCGGGCGGCATCGCCCGCTCTGTCGGGCGCGCCCGTGCAAAGTATCCCGAGCTCGAAATCGAGGTCGAGGCGGACAGTCTCGACGAGGTCCGCGAAGCCGTCGAGGCCGGCGCCGAATACATCATGCTCGACAATATGTCCGACGAGATGATGGCTGAGGCGGTCAGGATCGTCGCGGGCCGCTCGAAACTCGAAGCCTCCGGCGGCATCACGCTCGAGCGCCTGCCGCGGATCGGCAGACTCGGGGTGGATTATGTCTCGAGCGGGGCTCTGACCCACTCGGTCAAGGCGGCCGACATTTCGCTCGATATCGAGGCTGACAAGTGA
- a CDS encoding PTS sugar transporter subunit IIA, with amino-acid sequence MDDSSDGAFRLSGCLRPERCIVLERAGKREVLDKLIRLLSGPGGAGEECEIARGIHARERLLSTGIGFGVAIPHVRLASVHGLEIAAALVRGGVADYGSPDAVPVRLVVMIVARTDQHELYLRVLSRLSSLLKEDGFRERVFGCADAAGLCAAFTED; translated from the coding sequence ATGGACGATTCCTCCGACGGAGCGTTTCGATTATCCGGCTGTCTGCGGCCGGAACGGTGCATTGTGCTCGAACGGGCCGGCAAGCGCGAGGTGCTCGACAAGCTGATCCGGCTGTTGTCCGGTCCCGGCGGTGCGGGGGAGGAGTGTGAAATCGCCCGGGGCATCCATGCCCGGGAGCGTCTGCTGAGCACCGGCATCGGGTTCGGCGTCGCCATCCCGCATGTCCGGCTCGCTTCGGTGCACGGCCTGGAGATCGCCGCCGCGCTGGTTCGCGGGGGCGTCGCCGACTACGGCAGCCCGGACGCGGTGCCGGTCCGCCTGGTCGTGATGATTGTGGCCCGCACCGACCAGCATGAACTTTACCTGCGTGTGCTTTCCCGGCTGAGTTCCCTTCTGAAAGAGGACGGTTTCCGGGAACGCGTGTTCGGCTGCGCCGACGCGGCCGGGCTCTGCGCGGCTTTCACGGAAGATTGA
- a CDS encoding M24 family metallopeptidase, which produces MHKIVRLIVASGEQCADLRYAAGFSTPDEFIYFDDGTRRGVVMSALEYGRAIHSAPRDVEVHAETEFGRNRLEILSGIASMLRSGVFLVPTDFPLALADRLRENGFKVVPETGAFFPSREWKRPEEVEEIVRSQRAGEAGCRRAFAVLRETDVDRSGRLVWNGEILTSEILRGEIDVEMVRLGMLPTGTICAGGEQGAQPHNIGSGPLFADRPIVMDIFPRSACSGYWGDLTRTVVRGRASDLVKRAYDAVLAARELGKSLIAIGADPAEIHRAAAESMEKAGFHTGEGEKAAFGFFHGLGHGVGLDIHEAPRLSLRNNVPFRGGEVVTVEPGLYYPEWGGIRLEDLVWLAPSGEARCLTELEDFLEL; this is translated from the coding sequence ATGCATAAAATCGTTCGTTTGATCGTCGCCTCCGGCGAGCAGTGCGCCGATCTCAGGTACGCGGCCGGATTTTCCACGCCCGACGAGTTCATCTACTTCGACGACGGCACACGCCGGGGAGTCGTCATGTCGGCGCTCGAATACGGCCGCGCGATCCACTCGGCTCCGCGGGACGTCGAGGTGCACGCCGAGACCGAGTTCGGCCGGAACCGGCTTGAGATTCTGAGCGGGATCGCCTCGATGCTGCGGAGCGGTGTGTTTCTGGTTCCCACCGATTTCCCGCTTGCGCTTGCGGACCGGCTGCGCGAGAACGGTTTCAAAGTGGTGCCGGAGACGGGGGCTTTCTTTCCGTCTCGGGAGTGGAAGCGCCCGGAAGAGGTCGAGGAGATCGTCCGTTCGCAGCGCGCCGGCGAGGCCGGCTGCCGCCGCGCGTTCGCCGTGCTGCGTGAAACCGATGTCGACCGCTCGGGGCGGCTGGTCTGGAACGGCGAAATCCTGACCAGCGAAATCCTGCGCGGCGAGATCGACGTGGAGATGGTGCGGCTCGGCATGCTGCCGACCGGCACGATCTGCGCCGGCGGCGAGCAGGGGGCGCAGCCGCACAATATCGGTTCCGGGCCGCTGTTTGCGGACCGTCCGATCGTCATGGATATTTTCCCGCGTTCCGCCTGCAGCGGATATTGGGGAGACCTGACCCGGACCGTCGTGCGCGGGCGCGCTTCCGACCTCGTCAAGCGCGCTTACGATGCGGTGCTCGCCGCCCGCGAGCTCGGCAAATCGCTCATCGCGATCGGCGCCGACCCCGCGGAGATTCACCGGGCGGCGGCGGAAAGCATGGAGAAGGCCGGTTTCCATACCGGCGAAGGGGAGAAGGCCGCGTTCGGCTTTTTCCACGGGCTCGGGCACGGCGTCGGGCTCGATATTCACGAAGCCCCGCGGCTCTCGCTGCGCAACAACGTGCCGTTCCGGGGCGGCGAGGTCGTCACGGTCGAGCCGGGGCTGTACTATCCGGAGTGGGGCGGCATCCGCCTGGAGGACCTTGTCTGGCTCGCCCCTTCCGGGGAGGCGCGATGCCTGACCGAGCTCGAAGATTTTCTCGAATTGTAA
- the plsY gene encoding glycerol-3-phosphate 1-O-acyltransferase PlsY, whose translation MNLEYFIVPAASYLIGSIPFGYLIGRLHGIDIRKVGSGNIGATNVTRSIGKIAGKICFFLDFLKGALPVVLVNMTFEENTANLALAAGLAVILGHVFPIYLRFRGGKGVATAAGVALALAPYPLLCALAVWVVTFLTSRYVSLASIVAAASLPIIAALFFGLGIGTPFPLANSTVFFFALIAFLAILRHISNIKRLLNGTENRFDSGAGKRGSGK comes from the coding sequence ATGAATCTGGAATATTTCATCGTTCCGGCGGCCTCCTACCTGATCGGCTCGATTCCGTTCGGCTACCTGATCGGGCGGCTGCACGGCATCGATATCCGCAAGGTCGGCAGCGGCAACATCGGAGCAACCAACGTCACGCGTTCGATCGGCAAAATCGCGGGAAAAATCTGCTTTTTCCTCGACTTCCTCAAGGGAGCGCTTCCGGTCGTCCTCGTCAACATGACCTTCGAGGAAAACACGGCGAATCTGGCCCTCGCGGCCGGGCTCGCGGTCATTCTCGGGCACGTGTTCCCGATCTATCTGCGCTTCAGGGGCGGCAAGGGGGTGGCGACTGCCGCCGGCGTCGCGCTGGCCCTCGCGCCGTATCCATTGCTCTGCGCGCTTGCGGTCTGGGTCGTGACCTTCCTGACCAGCCGCTACGTGTCGCTGGCCAGCATCGTCGCCGCCGCGTCGCTGCCGATCATCGCGGCGCTCTTCTTCGGGCTCGGGATCGGCACCCCCTTCCCGCTGGCCAATTCGACGGTATTCTTTTTCGCCCTCATCGCGTTTCTCGCGATCCTGCGGCACATATCCAACATCAAACGCCTGCTGAACGGCACCGAAAACCGCTTCGACAGCGGAGCCGGCAAGCGGGGGAGCGGCAAATGA
- a CDS encoding NAD(P)H-dependent glycerol-3-phosphate dehydrogenase: MKIAVLSDGAWGTALAMNLIDNGHEVVSWGPFPDYLDEMREKRENVRFLPGVKLPEALSFEADIGRAADGAGLLLLATPTQYLRGVLDKLKPHFDPQRHLLLDVAKGIEVDSRLLISEMVRQVLGPNRYAVLSGPSHAEEVSRRVPTAVVAASANPADAELVQQLFINDNFRVYTGSDVVGVELGGALKNVMAIAAGIIDGMKLGDNPKAALMTRGISEMGRLGELLGGKAQTFSGLSGIGDLIVTCTSGHSRNRHVGEELGRGKRLPEILSSMGMVVAEGVTTARGAYTLARRTGAETPIIDEIHAILYEDRNVPDAIRNLMSRSAKPE; this comes from the coding sequence ATGAAAATCGCGGTATTGAGCGACGGCGCCTGGGGCACGGCCCTCGCCATGAACCTGATCGACAACGGGCACGAAGTCGTGAGCTGGGGTCCGTTCCCGGACTATCTGGACGAGATGCGCGAAAAGCGCGAAAACGTCCGTTTCCTGCCCGGCGTGAAGCTGCCGGAAGCCCTGTCGTTCGAAGCCGATATCGGCAGGGCCGCCGACGGCGCCGGGCTGCTGCTGCTCGCGACTCCGACGCAGTATCTGCGCGGGGTGCTCGACAAACTCAAGCCGCACTTCGACCCGCAGCGCCACCTGCTGCTGGATGTGGCCAAGGGGATCGAAGTCGATTCCAGGCTGCTGATCAGCGAAATGGTGCGGCAGGTGCTCGGCCCGAACCGGTACGCGGTCCTCTCCGGGCCCAGCCACGCCGAGGAGGTGTCGCGGCGCGTGCCGACCGCCGTGGTCGCCGCTTCCGCGAATCCGGCCGACGCCGAACTTGTGCAGCAATTGTTCATCAACGACAATTTCCGGGTCTATACCGGCAGCGATGTCGTCGGGGTGGAGCTCGGAGGAGCGCTCAAGAACGTCATGGCCATCGCGGCCGGCATCATCGACGGCATGAAGCTCGGGGACAATCCGAAAGCCGCGCTCATGACCCGCGGAATTTCCGAAATGGGCCGCCTCGGCGAACTGCTCGGCGGCAAGGCGCAGACCTTCTCGGGCCTGAGCGGAATCGGAGATCTGATCGTGACCTGCACCAGCGGACACAGCCGCAACCGGCACGTCGGCGAGGAGCTCGGCCGCGGCAAACGCCTGCCGGAAATCCTCAGTTCCATGGGCATGGTCGTCGCCGAAGGCGTCACAACCGCCCGCGGCGCCTATACCCTCGCCCGCCGGACCGGCGCCGAAACCCCGATCATCGACGAAATCCACGCAATCCTGTACGAAGACCGCAATGTTCCGGACGCGATCCGCAACCTGATGTCGCGCTCCGCCAAACCGGAATAA
- the argC gene encoding N-acetyl-gamma-glutamyl-phosphate reductase: MKVRVAVFGASGYAGEELLRILLRHKNAEVAAITSRKSAGEPVSTVFPRFTGAPLVFCEPDVEAIASKCDAAILALPHGLATEYAIPLLNAGIKVFDISADFRLRSPEKYKEYYKADHPAPELLRKAVYGLPERYREQLRTADLVACAGCYPTSSILPTAPLLAAGLVSPKGIVVASCSGVTGAGRKVDLPYIFPECNESLKAYGVVGHRHLPEIEQEMAVAAGVPEMAINFIPHLAPMNRGINSTIVMDAMPGTTLEKIGEVYAQAYGSEQFVRILPPGRTSDTKYVFMTNTCEIGYNLDPHTNKVIVTSCIDNLTKGAAGQAVQCMNIRFGLDEAEGLL, from the coding sequence ATGAAAGTCAGAGTTGCGGTTTTCGGGGCTTCCGGCTATGCCGGAGAGGAGTTGTTGCGGATTCTTCTGCGGCATAAGAATGCGGAGGTCGCCGCCATCACCTCGCGCAAAAGCGCCGGGGAGCCGGTGTCGACCGTGTTCCCGCGTTTTACCGGCGCACCGCTGGTGTTCTGCGAACCCGACGTCGAGGCGATCGCTTCGAAGTGCGATGCCGCGATCCTCGCGCTGCCGCACGGCCTTGCGACCGAATATGCGATTCCGCTGCTGAACGCGGGAATCAAAGTGTTCGATATTTCGGCTGATTTCCGGCTCCGCAGTCCGGAAAAGTACAAGGAGTATTACAAGGCGGACCATCCGGCGCCTGAATTGCTCAGGAAGGCCGTCTACGGCCTGCCCGAGCGTTATCGGGAGCAGCTGAGGACGGCGGATCTCGTGGCCTGCGCCGGATGCTATCCGACCAGTTCGATTCTGCCGACCGCGCCGCTTCTCGCCGCCGGGCTCGTCAGCCCGAAGGGGATCGTCGTCGCCAGCTGTTCCGGCGTGACCGGTGCAGGGCGCAAGGTCGATCTTCCGTATATTTTCCCGGAGTGCAACGAGAGCCTGAAGGCCTACGGCGTGGTCGGGCATCGTCACCTGCCCGAAATCGAGCAGGAGATGGCCGTCGCCGCCGGAGTTCCGGAGATGGCCATCAACTTCATTCCGCATCTCGCCCCGATGAACCGCGGCATCAACTCGACCATTGTCATGGATGCAATGCCCGGAACTACGCTCGAAAAGATCGGCGAAGTGTACGCGCAGGCCTACGGCAGCGAGCAGTTCGTCCGGATTCTTCCGCCCGGACGGACCAGCGATACGAAGTACGTCTTCATGACCAACACCTGCGAAATCGGCTACAACCTCGATCCGCACACCAATAAGGTCATCGTTACCAGCTGCATCGACAACCTGACCAAAGGCGCCGCCGGCCAGGCCGTCCAGTGCATGAACATCCGTTTCGGCCTCGACGAAGCCGAAGGTCTTCTGTAA
- a CDS encoding DUF349 domain-containing protein, protein MSEQIENPQTDRAAAGGMSGELREHLHRREEVCRKLEELPAAAVEDYSAELASLEAAWNDLPEVPPEYAEILDKRFAAAVKAANDAAAEAEARRRARQAKINESAALHLELDRLIAAGELVVPAEVAELGKKWAACTAGLTAEESVEEAFMAKFRPLQERMAAEVAAENARSEAAAKLTGELIALTAGEDMNLLKERKTAIEAEYAALGKVAKAAADKYNDAHRKAAAKLAQHYETLDLARWESYTLKQDLCNELDRLAEMPEAELPKAARRLQELREKWKQLGAVPKSKAEEINPRYLEATRKLQHRVDEYYANLRQQHKQAAAAKQELCEKAAALADSTEWNATAAAFKELQAAWKAIPGAGAQEKALFTAFRASADKFFNARSAWFDERNAKFEGIAEIKRRLLAEAEQLAEQSVDSPAAVQRAKQLRSEYMAAGRAGRAEHELSEKFNAALDKFFSGRREAFAGREEQAKKLVAEIDALAADLTDTAAADARYRAIRRELRELSCRKTYPAEIKAGERFEAALGAARTRVLSDKLTLAKSVARSLAAAWEEVKSGAVLEEGRLAVENLDRFPKLSAAAQLIGQVAAGDEKAKEKLEKSFDSAMHEHKRICSELEKLVGIEAEEEAKPAADDALSLAAELTAAIAGNFAASNARAEARNKVVDPKQLLSEFVGAGLLEAADLEASFERFDRAYGKVR, encoded by the coding sequence ATGAGCGAACAAATCGAGAATCCACAGACCGATCGGGCCGCCGCCGGCGGCATGTCAGGCGAACTCCGCGAGCATCTGCACCGGCGCGAAGAGGTATGCCGCAAACTCGAAGAGCTGCCTGCCGCGGCGGTGGAGGATTATTCGGCGGAACTCGCTTCGCTGGAAGCTGCATGGAACGATCTGCCCGAAGTCCCTCCTGAATATGCGGAGATTCTGGACAAACGGTTTGCTGCTGCGGTCAAGGCCGCGAACGATGCCGCCGCCGAAGCCGAAGCGCGCCGCCGTGCCCGCCAGGCGAAAATCAACGAGTCGGCCGCGCTTCATCTCGAACTCGACAGGCTGATCGCCGCAGGCGAGCTCGTGGTTCCGGCCGAAGTCGCCGAACTCGGGAAGAAGTGGGCGGCCTGCACCGCCGGCCTGACCGCCGAAGAGTCCGTCGAGGAGGCGTTCATGGCCAAGTTCCGGCCGCTTCAGGAGCGCATGGCGGCTGAAGTCGCTGCGGAGAATGCGCGCTCCGAAGCCGCCGCAAAGCTCACCGGGGAACTGATCGCGCTGACCGCCGGGGAGGATATGAATTTGCTGAAGGAGCGCAAGACCGCGATCGAGGCCGAATACGCTGCGCTCGGCAAAGTGGCCAAGGCCGCCGCCGATAAATACAACGATGCGCACCGGAAGGCCGCCGCGAAACTCGCGCAGCATTACGAGACGCTCGACCTGGCCCGCTGGGAGAGCTATACGCTCAAGCAGGACCTCTGCAACGAACTCGACCGGCTGGCCGAAATGCCGGAGGCCGAGCTGCCGAAGGCGGCCCGGCGGCTGCAGGAGCTGCGGGAAAAGTGGAAGCAGCTCGGCGCCGTGCCGAAATCGAAGGCCGAAGAGATCAATCCGCGCTATCTGGAGGCGACCCGAAAGCTCCAGCACCGCGTCGACGAATACTATGCGAATCTGCGGCAGCAGCACAAACAGGCCGCCGCCGCCAAACAGGAGCTCTGCGAAAAAGCCGCTGCGCTGGCCGATTCCACCGAGTGGAATGCGACCGCCGCGGCCTTCAAGGAGCTGCAGGCCGCCTGGAAGGCGATTCCGGGCGCCGGCGCGCAGGAGAAGGCGTTGTTCACGGCTTTCCGCGCCTCGGCGGACAAATTTTTCAACGCCCGCAGCGCCTGGTTCGACGAACGCAATGCGAAGTTCGAGGGCATCGCCGAAATTAAGCGCAGGCTTCTGGCCGAAGCAGAGCAGCTGGCGGAGCAGTCGGTCGACTCCCCGGCCGCGGTTCAGCGTGCCAAACAGCTCCGCAGCGAGTATATGGCAGCCGGCCGCGCTGGCCGCGCCGAGCATGAACTGTCCGAAAAATTCAATGCCGCGCTGGACAAATTCTTCTCCGGCCGGCGCGAGGCCTTCGCCGGACGCGAAGAGCAGGCGAAGAAGCTTGTGGCCGAAATCGATGCGCTTGCCGCCGACCTGACCGATACCGCCGCGGCCGATGCGCGCTACAGGGCGATCCGCCGCGAACTCAGGGAGCTCAGCTGCCGCAAGACCTACCCGGCCGAAATCAAGGCCGGCGAGCGGTTTGAGGCCGCGCTCGGCGCCGCCCGCACCCGGGTCCTGTCGGACAAGCTGACGCTGGCCAAGAGCGTGGCCCGCTCGCTCGCCGCCGCCTGGGAAGAGGTGAAGTCCGGCGCTGTGCTTGAGGAGGGGCGCCTTGCGGTCGAAAATCTCGACCGTTTCCCGAAGCTTTCCGCCGCGGCCCAGCTGATCGGGCAGGTCGCAGCCGGGGACGAAAAGGCGAAGGAGAAGCTTGAAAAGTCGTTCGATTCGGCCATGCACGAGCACAAACGGATCTGTTCCGAGCTCGAAAAGCTGGTCGGCATCGAAGCGGAAGAGGAGGCGAAGCCGGCGGCCGATGATGCACTGTCGCTCGCTGCCGAGCTTACGGCGGCCATTGCCGGCAACTTCGCGGCATCGAATGCCCGCGCCGAGGCGAGAAACAAGGTTGTCGACCCGAAGCAGCTGCTTTCGGAGTTTGTCGGCGCCGGGCTGCTCGAAGCGGCTGACCTCGAGGCGTCGTTCGAACGGTTCGACCGGGCGTACGGCAAAGTGCGTTAA